The genomic interval GTTGCACCGGCAGGCAAAAACATGGGACGGGCTATTCTTCCCTTACTGCCAATTTCATAATCGGATAATTTTGCTAATGCTTTAACCGGGTTTTTTGAGAAAAATTCAGCCGTCAATTTCTTAAGTGTGGCTTCTTCTGCGACGGCCCGTGCTCCGTTTTCACAATACTCGGCAACTCCTGAACGCTCATCATCCGGATCCGGCCAGGCACAACTCGGACAATCAAAACCACCTTTTTTGTTCAGGCTCCACAATGCTTTCATACCACGTTTCACACCTGCTTCTTCCACTACTTTTTTAAAACTGGAAACCACAGCAGGAACTCCGGCAGCGACCTTTTTAATTTCTCCCTTTTTTAGCCCGGTTAACGTTTCCGGGTTTTCTGCTCCTGGAACAGGTATTTGTTCAGTACTCATAATCAGCAGGTTTTATTAGGATTCTCGAAATTATCCGATTGATCTTCTGTCGTATTGTCAAGGCATTTGAAATCTTTTTCCAGTAAAAGATATAAAAACTCCGTATCATTGATTGGCATATTCGCCTCAAAACCAACAATGTTATTGATCGCCCAGTCTTCCAGAAATGTGGCGGGTACCAGCATGGTAATTTGATTATCAGCAAATGTTGCTGTCAATTCATTCACTTCTATGCTTTGTGTTAACGCATACGAAAAATGCGTGCTGCCAAAAGAAGTACATTCTTCTAAATGCCCTTGGTCACTTAATAATTCCACTTCGGTTTTAGACAGCCTGACTCTAACCGAATTACCATGGATACGTATTTTCATAATTCTTTAACGCGGTTCCAACCAGAATATATATTAAATTTTTCGCTTCCTAAAAACCCGATTAATGTCATATTGCATTCCTCGGCAAGTTGTGCTGCCAGACTGGATGGTGCTCCAATTGCCGCAACAATTCGTATTCCAGCCATATTGGCTTTCTGTATCAATTCAAAACTTGCCCTGCCACTTAATAATAAAATCATGCTGGTTAATGGTAACTGATCGTTATAAAAAGCCGAGCCAATCACTTTATCCAATGCATTATGCCTACCTACATCTTCTCTTAATGCAATGAAATTTCCTTTCATATCAAATAACGCTGATGCGTGTAAACCACCAGTGCTTTTGAATATATTCTGTTGCTTTTGTAATGAGGCAGGAAGTTCAAAAAGTACTGCTTTTGTTATGGTCATTTCATCTCCTGGTTCAGAATACATTGAAATTGTTTTGATAGCATCAATGCTTGCCTTGCCGCAAACACCGCAGCTGGAAGTGGTATAAAAGTTTCTTTCCAAAGATTTTAAAACAGGAGTTTCTGTGTCCGTTAGAGTAACTACGATGTTGTTTTCATCCGGAACACTGGATTTCGCTGCTTTTACCTGGCCCTTATTCTGAATAATTCCTTCCGTAAACAAAAATCCCGTTGCCAGTTCGTCATCATGGCCGGGTGTACGCATTGTGATCGATACGTTTTTCAGGATTCTTTTGCCTTCTGCTAAAAATGAAATTTGTATTTCAAGCGGTTCTTCAATAGCAAGCTGGTCTTCTTTTTCAGAAAATTCGTTCGGCGTAACCTTTCTGATTATTCTGCTTTCAATGGAAATAGTATGCATTCTTAATTGGATCGTTGATATTTAAAATGGCAGTTTTCGGCTTTACATTATCTGCTTAGTAATTCTTTGGCAACCATGAATTCCTCCGGTGTATCCACACTTGTCATGACTATATCATCTGCCGGAATATATTTTTCTGCCTTATTCTGAATCAGAAAATGCTGCAATGAATGTTCTTTCGTATCAAATTGTTTTTTTAAAATTAAACCTGCTTCTTTGGAATACCAGGCTAATAATGGTTCATATTTTCCATGTTCATTATAAAAAGCAGCAGCAATAGAATCTCCTTTTATCTGTTCTAAAAAGTTTTTTAAAACCTGTTCATTTACAAACGGATAATCGCAGCCAACCACCAGAAAATCATGGTCTGGATAAGAAGTAAATGCTGTTAATAGTCCCGCCATGGGGCCAATATTTTCAAACTTGGCAAGATCCTGTAATACATTATATTCCTTCGAAACAGTTTTTAGTTGTATCTGCTTACAAGATATAAATGCTTTACTGCATAAATTGTTTTGACCCGAATAAAGCATATCATAAAGATGATAACGCTGTTGCTTTTCAAAGTAAATAAGCGAACTCTTATCGGCTCTCATACGCCTGCTTTCCCCTCCACAGACAACAAGGCCATATAATTTGCGTGATATTTTCATGTATGAGGATCTGTCGTGGTGTGATTCCATTATAAAACATATTTAGGGTAGTAAAATTCAGTTTTATACAACCTGCGCTACGGATATGGTCTATGCAACTTTCAAATGGCAAATTTCAAACTGATAATATTGAATTTTTAACTGGTAAAATTTAAATATTATTGCTTTTAATATAAACATATTGAGTTTTCTGGTCCTGAAATTTAATTATTATCAACCTTTAAAACATTTATTATGTGCCAAAATCATGGAGTAGCTTACATTAAACCGGGTGAAGTGGAAGTTCAGGAAATTGAATACCCTAAACTGGCAATTGGAGACAGGAAATGTGATCATGGTGTAATTTTAAAAATTGTTTCTACCAATATCTGCGGGAGTGACCAGCATATGGTTCGTGGCCGTACCACTGCTCCGTCGGGATTGGTTCTCGGCCATGAAATTACGGGAATTGTTCTTGAAGCTGGAAGAGATGTTGAGTTTATAAAAGTCGGTGACCTGGTTTCCGTGCCGTTCAATATTGCTTGCGGACGATGCCGGAATTGTAAGGAAGGCAAAACTGGTATTTGTTTGAACGTAAATCCCGCACGCCCGGGAGCTGCCTATGGATATGTGGATATGGGTGGCTGGGTAGGAGGGCAGGCCGAATACGTGATGGTTCCTTATGCTGATTTCAATTTACTCAAATTTCCTGATAAAGATCAGGGAATGGCTTATATCAAAGATCTGACTTTATTATCTGATATTTTTCCGACCGGATATCATGGAGCAGTAACTGCCGGAGTAGGACCGGGTTCTATTGTGTATGTAGCCGGAGCGGGGCCGGTTGGTCTGGCATGTGCAGCTTCGTGTCATTTGCTGGGAGCAGCAGTTGTTATTGTAGGTGATATGATTCAGGAAAGATTAGACCAGGCAAAAAGTTTTGGTTGCGAAATTATAGATCTGACAAAGGAAACGCCACTTGAACAAGCAATTACGGAAATTATTGGTATACCGGAAGTAGATTGTTTTGTGGATTGTGTAGGTTTTGAAGCAAGAGGGCATGGTGCCAATGCAACAGAAGAAAGGCCGGCAACAGTACTGAACACCGCCATGGCTATAACAAGGGCAGGAGGTGCAATTGGTATTCCGGGGCTATATGTAACCGGCGATCCAGGTGCGAAGGACAAAGCCGCACAGGAAGGTAGCCTGAGTATTCGAATCGGGTTAGGATGGGCGAAATCGCATTCTTTTTATACGGGCCAATGTCCGGTAATGAAATACCATCGGCAGTTAATGAATGCTATTTTGTATGATAAAATTAAAATTGCCAAAGCAGTAAACGTGGAAGTAATCAGTTTGAAAGATGCTCCAAGAGGTTATAAAGATTTCGATAAAGGTGCAGCCAAAAAATTTGTGATTGATCCGCACAGCATGATTATGAATTAG from Dyadobacter sp. NIV53 carries:
- the fdhA gene encoding formaldehyde dehydrogenase, glutathione-independent, whose protein sequence is MCQNHGVAYIKPGEVEVQEIEYPKLAIGDRKCDHGVILKIVSTNICGSDQHMVRGRTTAPSGLVLGHEITGIVLEAGRDVEFIKVGDLVSVPFNIACGRCRNCKEGKTGICLNVNPARPGAAYGYVDMGGWVGGQAEYVMVPYADFNLLKFPDKDQGMAYIKDLTLLSDIFPTGYHGAVTAGVGPGSIVYVAGAGPVGLACAASCHLLGAAVVIVGDMIQERLDQAKSFGCEIIDLTKETPLEQAITEIIGIPEVDCFVDCVGFEARGHGANATEERPATVLNTAMAITRAGGAIGIPGLYVTGDPGAKDKAAQEGSLSIRIGLGWAKSHSFYTGQCPVMKYHRQLMNAILYDKIKIAKAVNVEVISLKDAPRGYKDFDKGAAKKFVIDPHSMIMN
- a CDS encoding molybdenum cofactor guanylyltransferase gives rise to the protein MKISRKLYGLVVCGGESRRMRADKSSLIYFEKQQRYHLYDMLYSGQNNLCSKAFISCKQIQLKTVSKEYNVLQDLAKFENIGPMAGLLTAFTSYPDHDFLVVGCDYPFVNEQVLKNFLEQIKGDSIAAAFYNEHGKYEPLLAWYSKEAGLILKKQFDTKEHSLQHFLIQNKAEKYIPADDIVMTSVDTPEEFMVAKELLSR
- the fdhD gene encoding formate dehydrogenase accessory sulfurtransferase FdhD gives rise to the protein MHTISIESRIIRKVTPNEFSEKEDQLAIEEPLEIQISFLAEGKRILKNVSITMRTPGHDDELATGFLFTEGIIQNKGQVKAAKSSVPDENNIVVTLTDTETPVLKSLERNFYTTSSCGVCGKASIDAIKTISMYSEPGDEMTITKAVLFELPASLQKQQNIFKSTGGLHASALFDMKGNFIALREDVGRHNALDKVIGSAFYNDQLPLTSMILLLSGRASFELIQKANMAGIRIVAAIGAPSSLAAQLAEECNMTLIGFLGSEKFNIYSGWNRVKEL
- a CDS encoding DUF7009 family protein, which gives rise to MKIRIHGNSVRVRLSKTEVELLSDQGHLEECTSFGSTHFSYALTQSIEVNELTATFADNQITMLVPATFLEDWAINNIVGFEANMPINDTEFLYLLLEKDFKCLDNTTEDQSDNFENPNKTC